A genomic stretch from Phaeodactylum tricornutum CCAP 1055/1 chromosome 22, whole genome shotgun sequence includes:
- a CDS encoding predicted protein: MASCPCQHVPLRLSSFTAAEHGNVSSLRARARNLSGQRDAAGNSPLHAAAQHGHVAATLWLLRYGVVDVNVADGGATPLHRASFSGALGTMRVLLHEETCDLLCPDTSFGDNRTALHKAAAGGRYHAVQLLLDALEERSLLPSALDLIDNHGWTALQVASDCGKRQEKERKSVARWDVVAGGVADWSRCVKLLEAARGGGNRANNKVYPSITKQSSIFNKTRWECEDCEFGQKCTTTAWENAFRTTLLLSTSPDPPKRVALSNDTSMISSIDYLPEVTPSGSQSLARIERKPSTVAQQSLDQPVRKLQYASLSAEPSLSGLGHPCYLCAVNTFVLYPAPDNRLICKRCKRKRN; the protein is encoded by the coding sequence atggcgtCGTGTCCCTGTCAACACGTCCCCCTCCGTCTCTCTTCGTTTACCGCCGCCGAACACGGGAACGTCTCGTCCTTACGAGCCCGTGCGCGGAACTTATCAGGACAACGCGACGCAGCCGGGAATTCACCACTGCACGCTGCGGCGCAGCACGGGCACGTGGCGGCAACCCTCTGGTTGTTACGCTACGGGGTGGTTGACGTGAACGTGGCCGATGGTGGGGCTACGCCGCTGCACCGAGCCAGTTTCTCCGGGGCTCTCGGGACAATGCGGGTCTTGCTACACGAGGAGACTTGTGATCTTCTTTGTCCCGATACATCTTTTGGGGACAACCGCACGGCCTTGCATAAGGCGGCGGCTGGAGGACGCTACCACGCCGTCCAACTTCTGCTCGACGCGCTCGAGGAACGGAGCCTGTTGCCAAGCGCTTTAGACCTGATAGATAACCACGGATGGACGGCACTCCAAGTGGCGAGCGACTGTGGGAAACGCCAGGAGAAAGAGAGGAAAAGTGTGGCACGATGGGATGTCGTGGCGGGTGGAGTCGCTGATTGGTCTCGCTGTGTGAAACTATTGGAAGCGGCACGAGGCGGTGGGAACAGAGCTAACAACAAGGTGTATCCATCTATCACAAAACAGTCATCAATCTTCAATAAGACTCGTTGGGAATGCGAAGATTGCGAATTTGGACAGAAATGTACAACTACGGCGTGGGAAAATGCCTTTCGAACCACTCTGCTACTCTCAACCTCTCCCGATCCCCCCAAAAGGGTAGCTTTGTCGAATGATACCAGTATGATTTCCAGCATTGACTACCTACCAGAGGTCACCCCATCAGGATCTCAATCTTTGGCCAGAATAGAAAGGAAGCCTTCGACGGTTGCACAGCAATCACTAGACCAACCAGTTCGCAAGCTCCAATACGCCTCTCTCTCGGCCGAGCCTTCGCTCTCGGGATTGGGACATCCTTGCTATTTGTGTGCAGTAAATACGTTTGTTTTGTACCCTGCACCCGACAACCGTCTTATCTGCAAACGATGTAAGCGGAAACGAAATTAA